The Streptomyces avermitilis MA-4680 = NBRC 14893 genome contains a region encoding:
- a CDS encoding TetR/AcrR family transcriptional regulator — protein MTGTQTAGRRYGGRDAAQRQQERRTRLIQAGLDLFGTAGYASASVKQVCSHAGLTERYFYESFRDREDLLAGVYDELITTIIAETAQAAAAAAPDVDAQLRAGLEVFIRTLAGDARKARLVLIEVVGASPRLEVRRRDVLHEFAAMVAAVVGPLSDPEASSSRLAMTAMSLVGGVNELLVDWTLGHQKATVEELIDLCHTLYIAAYRAISDQL, from the coding sequence ATGACCGGCACACAGACCGCCGGGCGGCGCTACGGCGGACGCGACGCGGCGCAGCGACAGCAGGAGCGCCGCACCCGCCTCATCCAGGCGGGCCTCGACCTGTTCGGCACAGCCGGATATGCCTCGGCCTCCGTCAAGCAGGTGTGCTCGCACGCCGGACTGACCGAGCGCTACTTCTACGAGTCGTTCCGCGACCGCGAAGACCTTCTCGCCGGGGTCTACGACGAGCTGATCACTACGATCATCGCCGAGACCGCGCAGGCCGCAGCCGCTGCCGCACCCGATGTCGACGCCCAGTTGCGCGCCGGACTCGAGGTCTTCATCCGCACACTGGCCGGCGACGCACGCAAGGCCCGCCTGGTGCTCATCGAGGTCGTGGGCGCCAGCCCCCGCCTCGAAGTGCGGCGCCGTGACGTCTTGCACGAATTCGCCGCGATGGTCGCCGCCGTCGTCGGACCGCTATCTGACCCGGAAGCCTCCTCCAGCCGGCTCGCCATGACCGCGATGAGTCTGGTCGGCGGAGTCAACGAACTGCTCGTGGACTGGACGCTCGGCCACCAGAAGGCCACCGTCGAAGAACTGATCGACCTGTGCCACACCCTGTACATCGCGGCCTACCGAGCCATCAGCGATCAGCTCTGA
- a CDS encoding SDR family oxidoreductase, translating into MAAPPKHPNTSSRRDHDKLARTQPLTGRVIAVTGAGRGIGRAVAARLAAAGAAVAIGDLDTRLATEAAGALSTRPGGRLLGLPLDVTDTPSFEDFLRTVETRLGPIDVLINNAGIMWVGPFAEEPEEAALRQFDVNVHGVLRGMKLVIPGMRKRGRGHVVNIASAASKVAPAGEATYAATKHALHGYSTAVRAELRGTGVHMSLVMPGVVDTELAVGTATGPTRRLTTDQVADAVLDVVLRPRFEVFVPRQVAALTRLAALLPGRARDALHHLLVPNQLAALSDRSVRAAYEQRTRTARHPES; encoded by the coding sequence GTGGCAGCACCGCCCAAACACCCGAATACGTCCAGCCGGAGAGACCACGACAAGCTCGCCCGCACACAACCGCTGACCGGCCGAGTGATCGCGGTCACCGGGGCGGGCCGCGGAATCGGGCGTGCCGTCGCAGCCCGGCTCGCCGCGGCCGGAGCCGCCGTGGCGATCGGCGATCTCGACACGCGGCTCGCCACGGAGGCGGCCGGTGCCCTCAGCACGCGTCCCGGTGGCCGGCTGCTCGGGCTGCCTCTCGACGTCACCGATACACCTTCCTTCGAAGACTTCCTGCGCACCGTCGAGACCCGGCTGGGACCGATCGACGTACTCATCAACAACGCCGGAATCATGTGGGTGGGCCCCTTCGCGGAAGAACCGGAGGAAGCCGCCCTGCGCCAGTTCGACGTCAACGTCCACGGCGTACTGCGCGGGATGAAACTCGTGATCCCGGGAATGCGGAAACGCGGTCGCGGCCACGTGGTGAACATCGCCTCCGCCGCCAGCAAGGTCGCCCCGGCCGGCGAGGCGACCTACGCGGCGACGAAGCACGCACTCCACGGCTACAGCACAGCCGTCCGCGCCGAACTGCGCGGCACCGGCGTGCACATGTCCCTGGTGATGCCCGGAGTCGTGGACACCGAGCTGGCCGTGGGCACCGCGACCGGACCCACCCGACGCCTGACGACGGATCAGGTGGCCGACGCGGTGCTCGACGTCGTGCTGCGCCCGCGGTTCGAGGTCTTCGTTCCCCGCCAGGTAGCCGCCCTGACCCGCTTGGCCGCGCTGCTGCCGGGCCGAGCCCGCGACGCCCTGCATCACCTCCTCGTCCCCAACCAGCTCGCCGCCCTGTCCGACCGGTCGGTCCGCGCGGCCTACGAGCAGCGCACCCGCACCGCCCGCCACCCCGAAAGTTGA
- a CDS encoding alpha/beta fold hydrolase, whose amino-acid sequence MTGPAARRIAADGVELAAYQWGTSTAPAVVLVHGYPDTSAVWHPVADRLADHFHVTAFDVRGAGASHRPRGLRAYRMSRMEADLEAVLDAVSPDRPVHLVGHDWGSIHSWESVTGTRLAGRIASFTSISGPCLDHVGHLIRARLRPRHPDLPKVLRQAARSWYIAYFHLPLLPALTWRALGHRWRAFLTGSQGVPGHTPYPAPTLARDAVSGTALYRANMLPRLLRPRDRPTTVPVQLIIPTRDFCVTPVLSYGVEHWTGQIQRRPIDAGHWAQLSHPEEVASRIAEFAHRIEDGSRRTPDRTAHPI is encoded by the coding sequence ATGACCGGCCCGGCCGCCCGCCGGATCGCCGCCGACGGCGTGGAGCTGGCCGCCTACCAGTGGGGAACGTCCACCGCTCCTGCGGTGGTGCTGGTCCACGGCTATCCGGACACCAGCGCCGTCTGGCACCCCGTCGCCGACCGCCTGGCTGACCACTTCCACGTCACCGCCTTCGACGTACGGGGAGCCGGTGCCTCCCACCGGCCAAGGGGTCTGCGCGCCTACCGGATGTCCCGAATGGAAGCCGACCTGGAGGCGGTTCTCGACGCCGTGAGCCCCGACCGCCCGGTGCACCTGGTCGGACACGACTGGGGATCGATCCACTCCTGGGAATCGGTCACCGGCACCCGCCTGGCCGGGCGGATCGCCTCGTTCACCTCCATCTCCGGACCCTGCCTGGACCACGTAGGCCACCTGATCCGGGCCCGCCTCCGACCGCGGCACCCGGATCTGCCGAAGGTGCTGAGGCAGGCCGCACGATCCTGGTACATCGCCTACTTCCATCTCCCGCTCCTGCCCGCCCTGACCTGGAGAGCACTGGGACACCGCTGGCGCGCCTTCCTCACCGGCTCCCAAGGTGTGCCCGGGCACACCCCCTACCCCGCGCCGACGCTGGCCCGCGACGCCGTGTCCGGCACCGCGCTGTACCGCGCCAACATGCTGCCCCGCCTGCTGCGCCCCCGGGACCGGCCGACCACCGTCCCGGTTCAGCTCATCATCCCCACGCGCGACTTCTGCGTCACCCCGGTGCTGTCGTACGGAGTGGAGCACTGGACGGGGCAGATACAACGGCGCCCGATCGACGCCGGGCACTGGGCACAGCTCAGCCACCCCGAGGAGGTCGCGTCCCGGATCGCGGAATTCGCCCACCGCATCGAAG